One Candidatus Tanganyikabacteria bacterium genomic window carries:
- the qhpC gene encoding quinohemoprotein amine dehydrogenase subunit gamma gives MTRHTRRINKRSPEEAPAAEVVPLADDPLLGGATQLLGCTTVFEPGWEVDSWNGMTSLCRPMQKDYYGCSADCWWPAQVPDELSNYQGWSEQCGNVEMDWAKLNFVD, from the coding sequence ATGACACGCCACACGCGCCGGATAAACAAGCGCTCCCCGGAGGAAGCGCCCGCCGCCGAGGTGGTCCCGCTGGCGGACGATCCCCTCCTGGGGGGCGCGACGCAGCTTCTGGGCTGCACGACGGTCTTCGAGCCCGGCTGGGAGGTCGATTCCTGGAACGGCATGACCAGCTTGTGCCGGCCGATGCAGAAGGACTATTACGGCTGCTCGGCCGATTGCTGGTGGCCGGCGCAGGTGCCCGACGAGCTGAGCAACTACCAGGGCTGGTCGGAGCAGTGCGGCAACGTGGAGATGGACTGGGCAAAGCTGAATTTCGTCGACTGA